Genomic window (Capsicum annuum cultivar UCD-10X-F1 chromosome 10, UCD10Xv1.1, whole genome shotgun sequence):
ATAATTCAAGGCACGAAAGTGTTTTTAGAACTATAACAATATTAGATATACGCACAAAATGTACGACTTAAATGTACTTTTTTAACTGATAATTTAAGTACACTTAATGTATTGGTCGAGCACCATAACGTCTCAGTTCAATTCCCAGCCTcgacaaacactaggtgatttcttcccagcCTAGATGGACAGAGTTACCTAGTACATGTTACTGGTGGAAGGTGGCAAGTATCTCGaagaattagtcgaggtgcgcgcaagctaGCCCAGACaccatgattaaaaaaaaatggttatttaatacTAGTATTTCTATTAGGAAAAGAAtgtgtttaaaaaaaaacaatatacTTATTGGGAAAAGGACATTTTTGACCTAATTAAGTAACATTAGAGACATTTTTGAGTAACTATTAACaactgggcatttttggaccaaactATTAATGGATGACATTTTTGTTCAATTTCACATAAGTTTAAGGGCAATTCTTACCTTTTCTTGTTGaatttaaaactaataattatagcCCTTAGCCAATAGATATAAGAGGAACCTGAGGCACCACAGCATGTCTAGACGACAACATTAGTGGTAAAAGTCTGCCAAAGCaaggaagagaaaaatgaaaaaataatgtaaTACATAACTGACCTGAGCAAGGCCAGGCTGCAAAGCACATTGTATCATCAACCTTCCAATCACATCATGCGCAACAACTGTTTCAATAAGTTCACCACCAACAAGCTTCACTAAGGGTTCATTGTCGAGATCACTCATTTCCACAACAACATGACCTCTCAACCCCTCTCGTACTCCAGTTAGGCTAAGTACAACCCTTAGAGCGCGTGCATCACTCTAATAAGAAGAAAACATTGGAATAATTAGTCCGAATTATCTGGTTGTTTAGAGCTTGAAAAATGATTTGGAAAAAGCACCTGATCAGCATTCTCATCAGATGCTAAGACAATGATTGCACGTGCTTTAGAGACTGATACCTGCATGCGTCAtagaagaacaaaaacaaaaagaaagaactATAATAAAGAAGCAATAAAAAAAGGTTAAGGGAATTCAAGAAGGGTATAAGATACTAGTTGAACTCTTAGATAATAGTTACTTTTACTTCATAGAGTAAATTAGGATATTAGGACaatgaagaaaaggaaaaagtgaCTAAAGGATAAGAGGGAGCACCAAGGTCAACAGGGGAAAGAGAAAAGATATGCTCTCGCACCTTTTTCAGATCAGCAAGTATTAGTGGACTTCCACTTCTGCAGATAACTGAAGTTCCCATGAAATCAAATTCTAACTTTGCTATGTCCATCTCCATCTCCTCCTTGTCTCTTTCCGCAAGAACAACgacaacaccaccaccaatactcTTGTTTGCTATTGCTAGCTGCTTCAAAAGTGACCCCTGTAATAAGAAAATACTGTTAGCCCTCCGTGTCATTATCAGTCTCAAAAGCAGATAATTCCTTCCATCTAGTGAAGGCAACACCAATTGATGTTTCCAGCTAACAGAAACAGAAGTGTATGGCCTCACAGCTATTCTATAAgtatctcttttcttttctccaaTAAGATCTCTCAAGAACCAAAGGTATTACTTGCAATGTCTATTGTTAACAGATCTTCATACTACCGGATAATTAAGAAggtaatgaaaattaaaaatctatTCTTTCCTGTATAGTGTAGTTTTGCTACTTCTTTTCCTCTGTTCATCTCTTTACTCATTAATAAAGAACCAAAACTATAACAAGCCTTTTTTATACAAAGTAAGATACTTTATAAATCAAACCTATATCAAGCCTATTTACCTTGCCAAAAGCACCATTACTTAAGTATTTCATTGTACTTGTCATGTAGGAAAAGAATCAAGCACACAGAAAGCTCAGTTAGCAGCTGAAAATTCTTAACTAGAAATAAAATGTACTCCTGTAAACAAACTAACATCTATGAAGAATAAATCTCGCTAACAACTTAGATTATTGACTCAAGGGAAGGTTTTAAGTCCAACAGTACAACCATGTTGCACATTCCATGCAGGTGAATGTGAATTAATATGTGGCTGTATATATtcaaatccaacaattcattagTGTCCAATATGCTTGGATCAAATGGATTGTAAAAATGATGGATCTAGATCAAACTTTCTTACGAATCATATTGACCAATTGGATTTTGAATGGATATAGATTACCCCATATCAAATGTAGATCCATCCAAATCCAATCTTTCTACCCTTTTCCTGCCGAATTAAAGAGCAAACGCAAGATAATACTTCAAAAATTCACAACATTTTAAGCAATTTCCTATAGACTTACCAATTTATCACTCCATCCAAGAACAAGAATGTGATTACTTTCAATCACCTCGCTCTTTCCTTTCCTTAAGGAATCCACTTTTTCTGAAATAGCATCTGAAACAAGCCCCAGCATCATAGCAAATATGAGCATGCCTCCTGAGCTTATCAGAACTGAAACTATCCTTGGCCCTGCACCAACCATTTCAGCATGGTTTCCAGAGTCTGCTACGAAGCTCCAAGAAAGCCAAATAGCTTCAGTAAAGCTGCCATCACCAACAGCATAAAGTGCCAGTCCTCCATATCCAATTAGAAAGAGAGTGGAAAAAAGAAGTGCAAGCAGCTTTGCATAAGGGTAATTTGAGAAACACACATCCACCACGTATGCAATCCTTTTCTTCAGTGGAACCTCCTCCTTTTTGGTATATTTCCTCTTCAAGAGATCAATTATTCTCGGTAGATAGTCAAGATATTTGTACAAGGCAAAAGGAATGACAAGAATGAACACCGCCATGTACAGAGCACCAGTTCTACTGCCAGCAGTACTGAAATATACTAATGAATTAACTTCTTCAAACTCCTTGATACCAGCGCTGGCAAGATCAACATGACTACAAACTCTACGAAGACTAATATTCTCCTCctgcaaaaaaaaaatcaatcctcACCTTCCTATATACTAAGAACCAACTATTTAATTACATGAGAGATCAAAAATTGAGTACAAGTGGAGTGGTTTTTTTAAATAAACGTGGTGTCTGGGCTAACTTTTGCGCCAGACTAATTCCACCCGATACCTACCACTAGCAACAGCAAATACCAGGAAACTCTGACCACCAAGGCTAGGACacatgggaagaaatcacctagtgttttttgtcGCTGCTGGGATTTGAACCTAAGACTTCATGGTTCTCATTCCACTTCATTGACCACAAGACCACGCCCTTGGGTGCTACAAGTTGAGTGGTTAATATGACTGTTTCTTCCAATAAGAAGTggctctttttattttattgtaattttggtaacaaGTGGTATACGAGTTTCTTTTAATAGGCAGCAATTGAAATTTTGGTAACAAGTAGTATACGGGTTTCTTTTAATAGGCAGCAATTGAAAACTATGTGAAAGAAGACTAGAGTGAAAAGAACTCACGATTTTAAGAGAGTTCATGGAGAGCATACCTGAAGCTTAGAGACTTCATTCCTCAAATATACCGTGTGAGATACAGATAATGTACAAACAAACTTAAGCTGCAATAAATGGAAATAATTGATCAATATATCAAGAAGAACCAAAAAAATCAATGCATTGAAATCATAAAGGTTTATGACAAAAAGAGATTGGATGGGCAttcattataaaaaaagaaagattggATGGGCAACAAGTTCCCATTCACCAAAAAAGTAATTGTACTCTCTCCGTCCAATTTATATAACATTCTTTCCTCTCTAGGACGTCTTAAAATGTTTGACATTATTCATTTCTATATAAAATTTCATACATAGAAAAAAATTCAACTACATTAAACTATTCAAATTTTAAACTAGGGGGTAATCTTTACAAAACCAACTTGTCACAATTGCTTAAATTGTTTCTCCAGCATCACTAACATAATATATAGAACTCAAAATAAACATTTCAAAATATGTATCCAGTCAATCGCTAGGGTATAAAATGAGATAGTTAGAGTACTGTACACCATTATGTAACATTTTCTTAGCTCCCCTAAACTTTTTACACAAAAGAAGTCAATTGCAAACTTCACATTTTCTGCAGGTCTTTTGGGTTTTAAAATTTTCCCGCTTACTATGAAATCTAACAGAATACAAATGGGAAAAGCATAAAGACACCAACCAAATAAAGAATCCACGAATATCTATGACCAGAAGCTCTTCGAGCATTGGAGGAGTTAGCTGAAGTGGGCCCTGATAAAGCTGAAGAAGCTGGATTTGATATTTGAACTGACAGAGCATTGAAATCTTTCTCAGCTTTCAGCTTCGGCTTGGGCTTCATCTTTGATTCCACTTTAGCGGAAGGCATAGAGTCGCGTAATTCCAGCTGATTCCTCTGTGATTTCGAAGTTGACTTGACGTTGACTCTACTCCTAGTAGTATGCGGTCCAAGAAAAGAGGGATAAACGTAGTCACGATCGCCAAATCCAAACTTTGCATCATTAATACTCTCGGAGGTGGAAGTTGAATAGGTATTATGAGATTCAGAGGAGAAGCGGGCGGAGGATAGAGGAGTGGAAGAGACATGGCTAGCAGCAGGGAAAAGTATCTTGTCGGAAAtgattttggatttcttgagCAACGGAGCTCTCTCCCGCTTGTTAGGATTCGAATTGGGATTGGGATTTGGAGCTCCAATTGTGTCGGGCATTGTCTCGATCGAACAAGGGAAAAACCAAGTAAACAAGGGAAGAAACACAGACAAGTGGAGATAGAGGATTAGGGGGAGATTAGGGTATGTGTACAATGAGATGGAGAGGCCATGGGAGAATCAGTCACATGGCTAAGGGCTCGTGTGGCAGGGGAGagtgtattgaaatgttaatgtatatattagtttaatgtgtattagtagtatcTTGTTTGGTATACGTTTTACCTTATGTACTAATGTAAGTATTAGGTAtatattctattttatattgaagtgtgtattaatatctcaaaattcatggcattagtaatgtaatgaatctaatgcatgcattaacatctcaaaaaaattttctcatccttttcaacgtatatattgagggtattatgtaaaagaaatattttttttagaaattatgtaattcatatttttttaatacatcgaaccaaacactacataagaaaaatataagcataactaatgcaagcataaccaacacaagcattactaatacaagcattactaatacaccatattttgtattattcttatacactctatcaaacgatcCCTTAATAAGTTCGTATTAGTTATGTAAAGATTTTTTCATACACAATATttaatttgatgtattaaaaataatatatattagcttaatttttataaaaaaaatatttggtaatatttgtttaccaaattatctttttatacACTACTATCTTTTCAAGCGTAAGAGAAAAGCAACACAGCAATACATTTGTAGATTTCATTTCTACACTAAAACTAACAATTTtctaacataaatatcaaaaaaaaaagaaaatgaaatatggaTATTTGTCATGCAAATTAAGATGAGTATGAGTACATCCATGTTCTCAAAATTGAGTGAGAATGTAGCAAGACAAAGTAAAAACAAATGAAAGCAACCATCAATTATATCGTACTCAAATATCCCATTTTTATTTACTCATTTTCATTGCAAAAAGAAATCTGTGAAAGTTTTGCAATTTTAAAAACccaatttttactttttctctaAACCAacttttctttgaaaattcaatttcatgtattCTCTCTATCAAAACAACCTAAGAATGAGATCGACAAAATTTGGTCggaataaaaaaaaggaaatcaGAAAACAAAATGTTTGATCAAGAAGGAAATCAGAACATAAAATGTTTGATTAAGAAGGAAGAAGATGTGGAGATATGGTGGGAAAATAAATTGGTTATTTTGAAaggtaaatttgtcatttaataagttaTTGCATGTATTAAAGTGTtttgtattactaatatatagaaaagagaGGTATTAGTAATATATAGTCTAATATCCAATatagtgtataactaatgtaaggcattagttatacatagatcAAAAAAGGTATCAAACAAGGCATTAATAATACCACAAGAACTATGCATGCATTACTTTTGTTaacacactctaccaaacgacccctaagtgtgAATGCATGTCCAAGGATCGATTGGTGGAGGTACAggaataatacaaaatatggtgtattaataatgtttgtgtTAGTAATATTTGTGTATTATTTAATACGAACCTTGAATTGCTAATGATATAATATAGACGgtacatatatatttacaaaataaaaatcaaaataataaaaagaaaattcttaattttagtTCAATATTCTTGTAAACTTGATGCTACTTTAGTGACATGTATAGTAATCTAATTTAAGAGTAAATTAAGCATATACTTGAATATAGAATTCGAAGCTTAAAggataattttttaatcaaaatttctAAAGAGGCAACAAAAAATGATAACAAACCAAGTAGGTAAAGGTAATGAAAAAACAGATGTCTTAGTGCATCGGTTAACGATGGcgttagttttttctttttttgattagGCGTGACAAGCAATGCACTTTGTATCAAATGGCTTGATGTAAGAAATATAGTAATCACATTTTATAAGAACACATTTTTATCGCTTACCAACTCTAATATGATTCCACACAACTCTAATATGATTTGTTTAGTTTAAAGGTCAACCTATATCAATATCAACTTTTGAAAATTTGAGTTCACTAAACTTACCATTGAACTACATCAAATCAATGAATTTGTTATAATAATGATTAAATCCAGCTGATTTATCCAGCTGATTTATCTCTCCGGAATTATATGACAAAGTAAGAGCACAtagtttatataaaaaattattcaacaCTTTGACGATAAAAAAACAAAGGAAATCTGAAGTTACTTGCTAGAGTAACTACACATTATGCAAATTAGAAAAGatgattatgcatatttttaCACAACATATCCATTTTCAATCAGAATTACCACACAAAAACATGCTCACGCTATATCAAATGATTCACTCACTTTCTTTTGCCTGTTTGTACATCTAACACGACCTCTAAAAATTTTTATGAATAACGAATTAACACCATAAATTTGGATGGTATCTTAGCATACAAATTGATATCATATGTTAGGCAGCGAGTTAGCAATGTAATATTTACCACATGAATTAGTATAACATGTTGAATTAGTGTATGCGTACATCCATCcatccatacatacatatatatatatcaacaataacaacatgcccagtatattcccatcaaGTGGGGTATGagaagggtaaagtgtatgcagtccatcctactacctcagatgaagtagaaaggctgttttcaatagaccctcggctcaggaCAGCTaccaatataacaaacaaaacacataaaaacatgCAACTATaaggtaatactataataatagaTAGTAAATGATAATAACAGAAATAAGATACGCACAAAGT
Coding sequences:
- the LOC107845340 gene encoding ion channel POLLUX isoform X7; amino-acid sequence: MPDTIGAPNPNPNSNPNKRERAPLLKKSKIISDKILFPAASHVSSTPLSSARFSSESHNTYSTSTSESINDAKFGFGDRDYVYPSFLGPHTTRSRVNVKSTSKSQRNQLELRDSMPSAKVESKMKPKPKLKAEKDFNALSVQISNPASSALSGPTSANSSNARRASGHRYSWILYLLKFVCTLSVSHTVYLRNEVSKLQEENISLRRVCSHVDLASAGIKEFEEVNSLVYFSTAGSRTGALYMAVFILVIPFALYKYLDYLPRIIDLLKRKYTKKEEVPLKKRIAYVVDVCFSNYPYAKLLALLFSTLFLIGYGGLALYAVGDGSFTEAIWLSWSFVADSGNHAEMVGAGPRIVSVLISSGGMLIFAMMLGLVSDAISEKVDSLRKGKSEVIESNHILVLGWSDKLGSLLKQLAIANKSIGGGVVVVLAERDKEEMEMDIAKLEFDFMGTSVICRSGSPLILADLKKVSVSKARAIIVLASDENADQSDARALRVVLSLTGVREGLRGHVVVEMSDLDNEPLVKLVGGELIETVVAHDVIGRLMIQCALQPGLAQIWEDILGFENAEFYIKRWPQLDGAPFKDVLVLFPEAIPCGVKVAADGGKIIINPDDRYVLKEGDEVLVIAEDDDTYAPGLLPEVNKGLFPRITDPPKYPERILFCGWRRDIDDMIMVLEALLAPGSELWMFNEVPEKDREKKLTDGGLDISGLENIKLVHHVGNAVIRRHLEGLPLETFDSMNPSKTPLFTLIHGLLPPSSSSEISSRSVFLIKILGRFLYGIQCFLRAPGFVKCSRLQTDQ
- the LOC107845340 gene encoding probable ion channel POLLUX isoform X4 → MPDTIGAPNPNPNSNPNKRERAPLLKKSKIISDKILFPAASHVSSTPLSSARFSSESHNTYSTSTSESINDAKFGFGDRDYVYPSFLGPHTTRSRVNVKSTSKSQRNQLELRDSMPSAKVESKMKPKPKLKAEKDFNALSVQISNPASSALSGPTSANSSNARRASGHRYSWILYLLKFVCTLSVSHTVYLRNEVSKLQEENISLRRVCSHVDLASAGIKEFEEVNSLVYFSTAGSRTGALYMAVFILVIPFALYKYLDYLPRIIDLLKRKYTKKEEVPLKKRIAYVVDVCFSNYPYAKLLALLFSTLFLIGYGGLALYAVGDGSFTEAIWLSWSFVADSGNHAEMVGAGPRIVSVLISSGGMLIFAMMLGLVSDAISEKVDSLRKGKSEVIESNHILVLGWSDKLGSLLKQLAIANKSIGGGVVVVLAERDKEEMEMDIAKLEFDFMGTSVICRSGSPLILADLKKVSVSKARAIIVLASDENADQSDARALRVVLSLTGVREGLRGHVVVEMSDLDNEPLVKLVGGELIETVVAHDVIGRLMIQCALQPGLAQIWEDILGFENAEFYIKRWPQLDGAPFKDVLVLFPEAIPCGVKVAADGGKIIINPDDRYVLKEGDEVLVIAEDDDTYAPGLLPEVNKGLFPRITDPPKYPERILFCGWRRDIDDMIMILILADESVEDSIVHSDSRSLATLLLIRDIQSKRLPNKDSRPIPLRHSVFSQSSWIREMQQASDRSIIISEILDSRTRNLVSVSRISDYVLSNELVSMALAMVAEDKQINRVLEELFAEEGNELCIKPAEFYLYEQEELCFYEIMRRGRQRREIVIGYRIAAAERAVINPAGKSKQRKWSLDDVFVVISSGD
- the LOC107845340 gene encoding ion channel DMI1 isoform X2; this translates as MPDTIGAPNPNPNSNPNKRERAPLLKKSKIISDKILFPAASHVSSTPLSSARFSSESHNTYSTSTSESINDAKFGFGDRDYVYPSFLGPHTTRSRVNVKSTSKSQRNQLELRDSMPSAKVESKMKPKPKLKAEKDFNALSVQISNPASSALSGPTSANSSNARRASGHRYSWILYLLKFVCTLSVSHTVYLRNEVSKLQEENISLRRVCSHVDLASAGIKEFEEVNSLVYFSTAGSRTGALYMAVFILVIPFALYKYLDYLPRIIDLLKRKYTKKEEVPLKKRIAYVVDVCFSNYPYAKLLALLFSTLFLIGYGGLALYAVGDGSFTEAIWLSWSFVADSGNHAEMVGAGPRIVSVLISSGGMLIFAMMLGLVSDAISEKVDSLRKGKSEVIESNHILVLGWSDKLGSLLKQLAIANKSIGGGVVVVLAERDKEEMEMDIAKLEFDFMGTSVICRSGSPLILADLKKVSVSKARAIIVLASDENADQSDARALRVVLSLTGVREGLRGHVVVEMSDLDNEPLVKLVGGELIETVVAHDVIGRLMIQCALQPGLAQIWEDILGFENAEFYIKRWPQLDGAPFKDVLVLFPEAIPCGVKVAADGGKIIINPDDRYVLKEGDEVLVIAEDDDTYAPGLLPEVNKGLFPRITDPPKYPERILFCGWRRDIDDMIMVLEALLAPGSELWMFNEVPEKDREKKLTDGGLDISGLENIKLVHHVGNAVIRRHLEGLPLETFDSILILADESVEDSIVHSDSRSLATLLLIRDIQSKRLPNKDSRPIPLRHSVFSQSSWIREMQQASDRSIIISEILDSRTRNLVSVSRISDYVLSNELVSMALAMVAEDKQINRVLEELFAEEGNELCIKPAEFYLYEQEELCFYEIMRRGRQRREIVIGYRIAAAERAVINPAGKSKQRKWSLDDVFVVISSGD
- the LOC107845340 gene encoding ion channel POLLUX isoform X3, whose protein sequence is MPDTIGAPNPNPNSNPNKRERAPLLKKSKIISDKILFPAASHVSSTPLSSARFSSESHNTYSTSTSESINDAKFGFGDRDYVYPSFLGPHTTRSRVNVKSTSKSQRNQLELRDSMPSAKVESKMKPKPKLKAEKDFNALSVQISNPASSALSGPTSANSSNARRASGHRYSWILYLLKFVCTLSVSHTVYLRNEVSKLQEENISLRRVCSHVDLASAGIKEFEEVNSLVYFSTAGSRTGALYMAVFILVIPFALYKYLDYLPRIIDLLKRKYTKKEEVPLKKRIAYVVDVCFSNYPYAKLLALLFSTLFLIGYGGLALYAVGDGSFTEAIWLSWSFVADSGNHAEMVGAGPRIVSVLISSGGMLIFAMMLGLVSDAISEKVDSLRKGKSEVIESNHILVLGWSDKLGSLLKQLAIANKSIGGGVVVVLAERDKEEMEMDIAKLEFDFMGTSVICRSGSPLILADLKKVSVSKARAIIVLASDENADQSDARALRVVLSLTGVREGLRGHVVVEMSDLDNEPLVKLVGGELIETVVAHDVIGRLMIQCALQPGLAQIWEDILGFENAEFYIKRWPQLDGAPFKDVLVLFPEAIPCGVKVAADGGKIIINPDDRYVLKEGDEVLVIAEDDDTYAPGLLPEVLEALLAPGSELWMFNEVPEKDREKKLTDGGLDISGLENIKLVHHVGNAVIRRHLEGLPLETFDSILILADESVEDSIVHSDSRSLATLLLIRDIQSKRLPNKDSRPIPLRHSVFSQSSWIREMQQASDRSIIISEILDSRTRNLVSVSRISDYVLSNELVSMALAMVAEDKQINRVLEELFAEEGNELCIKPAEFYLYEQEELCFYEIMRRGRQRREIVIGYRIAAAERAVINPAGKSKQRKWSLDDVFVVISSGD
- the LOC107845340 gene encoding ion channel POLLUX isoform X5: MPDTIGAPNPNPNSNPNKRERAPLLKKSKIISDKILFPAASHVSSTPLSSARFSSESHNTYSTSTSESINDAKFGFGDRDYVYPSFLGPHTTRSRVNVKSTSKSQRNQLELRDSMPSAKVESKMKPKPKLKAEKDFNALSVQISNPASSALSGPTSANSSNARRASGHRYSWILYLLKFVCTLSVSHTVYLRNEVSKLQEENISLRRVCSHVDLASAGIKEFEEVNSLVYFSTAGSRTGALYMAVFILVIPFALYKYLDYLPRIIDLLKRKYTKKEEVPLKKRIAYVVDVCFSNYPYAKLLALLFSTLFLIGYGGLALYAVGDGSFTEAIWLSWSFVADSGNHAEMVGAGPRIVSVLISSGGMLIFAMMLGLVSDAISEKVDSLRKGKSEVIESNHILVLGWSDKLGSLLKQLAIANKSIGGGVVVVLAERDKEEMEMDIAKLEFDFMGTSVICRSGSPLILADLKKVSVSKARAIIVLASDENADQSDARALRVVLSLTGVREGLRGHVVVEMSDLDNEPLVKLVGGELIETVVAHDVIGRLMIQCALQPGLAQIWEDILGFENAEFYIKRWPQLDGAPFKDVLVLFPEAIPCGVKVAADGGKIIINPDDRYVLKEGDEVLVIAEDDDTYAPGLLPEVNKGLFPRITDPPKYPERILFCGWRRDIDDMIMVCNRFSRFSRASEGIWGRGGAVWNTSVPGIMVLEALLAPGSELWMFNEVPEKDREKKLTDGGLDISGLENIKLVHHVGNAVIRRHLEGLPLETFDSMNPSKTPLFTLIHGLLPPSSSSEISSRSVFLIKILGRFLYGIQCFLRAPGFVKCSRLQTDQ
- the LOC107845340 gene encoding ion channel DMI1 isoform X6 translates to MPDTIGAPNPNPNSNPNKRERAPLLKKSKIISDKILFPAASHVSSTPLSSARFSSESHNTYSTSTSESINDAKFGFGDRDYVYPSFLGPHTTRSRVNVKSTSKSQRNQLELRDSMPSAKVESKMKPKPKLKAEKDFNALSVQISNPASSALSGPTSANSSNARRASGHRYSWILYLLKFVCTLSVSHTVYLRNEVSKLQEENISLRRVCSHVDLASAGIKEFEEVNSLVYFSTAGSRTGALYMAVFILVIPFALYKYLDYLPRIIDLLKRKYTKKEEVPLKKRIAYVVDVCFSNYPYAKLLALLFSTLFLIGYGGLALYAVGDGSFTEAIWLSWSFVADSGNHAEMVGAGPRIVSVLISSGGMLIFAMMLGLVSDAISEKVDSLRKGKSEVIESNHILVLGWSDKLGSLLKQLAIANKSIGGGVVVVLAERDKEEMEMDIAKLEFDFMGTSVICRSGSPLILADLKKVSVSKARAIIVLASDENADQSDARALRVVLSLTGVREGLRGHVVVEMSDLDNEPLVKLVGGELIETVVAHDVIGRLMIQCALQPGLAQIWEDILGFENAEFYIKRWPQLDGAPFKDVLVLFPEAIPCGVKVAADGGKIIINPDDRYVLKEGDEVLVIAEDDDTYAPDESVEDSIVHSDSRSLATLLLIRDIQSKRLPNKDSRPIPLRHSVFSQSSWIREMQQASDRSIIISEILDSRTRNLVSVSRISDYVLSNELVSMALAMVAEDKQINRVLEELFAEEGNELCIKPAEFYLYEQEELCFYEIMRRGRQRREIVIGYRIAAAERAVINPAGKSKQRKWSLDDVFVVISSGD
- the LOC107845340 gene encoding ion channel DMI1 isoform X1, translating into MPDTIGAPNPNPNSNPNKRERAPLLKKSKIISDKILFPAASHVSSTPLSSARFSSESHNTYSTSTSESINDAKFGFGDRDYVYPSFLGPHTTRSRVNVKSTSKSQRNQLELRDSMPSAKVESKMKPKPKLKAEKDFNALSVQISNPASSALSGPTSANSSNARRASGHRYSWILYLLKFVCTLSVSHTVYLRNEVSKLQEENISLRRVCSHVDLASAGIKEFEEVNSLVYFSTAGSRTGALYMAVFILVIPFALYKYLDYLPRIIDLLKRKYTKKEEVPLKKRIAYVVDVCFSNYPYAKLLALLFSTLFLIGYGGLALYAVGDGSFTEAIWLSWSFVADSGNHAEMVGAGPRIVSVLISSGGMLIFAMMLGLVSDAISEKVDSLRKGKSEVIESNHILVLGWSDKLGSLLKQLAIANKSIGGGVVVVLAERDKEEMEMDIAKLEFDFMGTSVICRSGSPLILADLKKVSVSKARAIIVLASDENADQSDARALRVVLSLTGVREGLRGHVVVEMSDLDNEPLVKLVGGELIETVVAHDVIGRLMIQCALQPGLAQIWEDILGFENAEFYIKRWPQLDGAPFKDVLVLFPEAIPCGVKVAADGGKIIINPDDRYVLKEGDEVLVIAEDDDTYAPGLLPEVNKGLFPRITDPPKYPERILFCGWRRDIDDMIMVCNRFSRFSRASEGIWGRGGAVWNTSVPGIMVLEALLAPGSELWMFNEVPEKDREKKLTDGGLDISGLENIKLVHHVGNAVIRRHLEGLPLETFDSILILADESVEDSIVHSDSRSLATLLLIRDIQSKRLPNKDSRPIPLRHSVFSQSSWIREMQQASDRSIIISEILDSRTRNLVSVSRISDYVLSNELVSMALAMVAEDKQINRVLEELFAEEGNELCIKPAEFYLYEQEELCFYEIMRRGRQRREIVIGYRIAAAERAVINPAGKSKQRKWSLDDVFVVISSGD